The region TACAGTACCCCACCTGcattttcttgtgtgtgtgtgtttgtgtactttaAAGGCCTTCGAGAAGGATATGTCTGTCTAAATAAATGATAGGATCAAGTAAACCATTCATATTCAAGGTTAGGAGGTATACTGTGCCATTCTTTCTCGTTCTTTAGATTACATTCATGCCTATCTGTTGTAACCACTTGACATATAACCCTGGTTAAATGCATTGCTAAGCAGGTAGCTGGTACTTCTTTAGCACAGGCTAAATCAGGATAATTGTCGTTTTACTTTATCTCCTATTGCCCTTTTCTGCCTTGTTAAATGTAAACTGAGAATGCAGCAGTGTTTGCTCTATTCTCTGTGTTCTCTTTGCTCCCCATTTCAGATGCTGTTCCTCGCCACTTTTTTCCCCACCTGGGAAGGCGGTGCTGGTGTGTATGACTTCATCGGGGTGAGCAGCTCACTGCATTaccaataaaaatacattattgtaCCTATActttacatataaaataaatgcgTAGCCTACCTTGTGTAAGTGCACATACGTTTTAATTACTGGATATTTAACTGGAGCgacattgtttgaaatgctGCAACATTGTGAAACGATGAGTCTGTGATTTCCACAGGAGTTCATGAAGGCCACAGTCGACCTGGCGGACCTGCTGGGCCTTCACCTGGTCATGTCCCGGAACGCTGGGAAGGGGGAATACAAGATCATGGTGGCAGCCATGGGCTGGGCCACTGCGGAGCTGGTCATGTCAAGGTGCCAACGCCTTGTCTCGCTGGTATCGGcggaattaaaaaataatgcatgCCTTTCAGATAAAATAGACCTTATTAACCTTGTTATAGGTCAATGGCACCATTATGGTTATTGTGATGTATTGCGTatgttttataaaatgtatcTCTTAAGGTCCGTAGCATCAGTCGTCCATGTACTGATGTGCTAAAATAGCCACTGAACAGAGgagtgaggagagtgtgtgtgtgagagtgagagtgagagagtgtgcgtgagatTTGGGGGAGGGGACGGGGAAGGTGGACCCTTAGGGGCCTTGAAATGAAATCGGACACAATCTTTTAAGGACAATCTCTGCCAAAGAGCCATGTAAGGCGGGAACCAACGGAACCCTTTCATCACAGATTTTAGGAAGGCACTGTGAACATAATTTTGGGAATCACCCAATGGCAGCCATGTTCTCTGCTCTGATTGACAGGTGTATCCCGCTGTGGGTCGGGGCGCGGGGAATCGAGTTTGACTGGAAGTACATCCAGATGAGCTTCGACTCCAACATCAGCCTGGTTAGCTGACCGACCGACATGTCTTCCTGGAGAAGGGGCAGGAAGTGTGGCAGGCAGTGTGATGTAATGGCTAGGGAGGGAACTGCTGTTGTAACCGCAGGGATTGCTGGCTCACACACCGCCTCTGTGAATGAAGTCAGAAATGCATTGTAAACCACATAGtgacaatagtttttttttttttcctctgtattGTCCTAGATGAAAAGTTACTTGACCCATCTTCCATCTATTGCCTGTCAAGAAGCATCCTACCTTTCCCTGTAGCGCTCACATTTCATACCAGGAAGAATGTAGAAGCCGTTTTTTAATGCTCACTGCCAGTGTGAGCAGAATAAATACTGTCAATTACGGGTTTTTGCTAGAATCCCAAAGAAATGTTTAGCACACAACAAATAGGCTACAAAAAGTCACTTTTGACTGCGATGAATCAGTGGTCTAAAACGAATTGCCACAGAGAGCCCTGTGaaagcaggttttcattccagccaattaatgctgccttaGTTGATTCCAATTACTTATTCAGCCATGTGGATGTTTAACTGCCGAGCACTTAATATAAGCAAGGTATTTAGACAACACAAAGACAATACAACACAAATTATACATTGCACTTCATATGCATTATGCctaaaagcaacaacaaaaaacactttgTATACTcaatcaagatctgaggctggaattaGACGCATACGCACGGCCCTCCGTGGCAGTTTCAGACTGCTGCTGTATTGAATAGATATGTGACTTTCTGTAGCCTTGTTGTGTGTGAACCATTTATTTCCGGTTATAGCATGTGAATGTGTCAGGATTTGGCGGTATTCGCAGCGCCTGAAAAGTCGCGCTTGTCCCCCCCGAAGGTGCACTACATCGCCATGGCCGCTGTGGTGTGGATGTTCACCCGCTACGACCTGCCGAAGAGCTTCCGCCTGCCCGTGGCAGTGCTCCTGGGGCTGTGTGTCTACAAGGCCTTCCTAATGGAGTGAGTACTGCTCTGCCGGCACGTTACCCGTCCATGTGTATGATGTCATCATAGATCATTATGATGTCTGagtgaatgttttatttgagtAGAGGTTAGCCCGCAAACAGAAATCCAAAAAGATTTTCCAAAAGTTCTGCGTCATTCTGGCATCGTGGCACTGAGCACATGACGTGGTACTGTTTTTACTGTGCCGAGGCGTACTGATAATGGCGATGGTTTTAATTGTGctcttctgtctct is a window of Conger conger chromosome 1, fConCon1.1, whole genome shotgun sequence DNA encoding:
- the tmem147 gene encoding BOS complex subunit TMEM147 is translated as MTLFHFGNCFALAYFPYFITYKCSGLSEYNAFWRCVQAGATYLFVQLCKMLFLATFFPTWEGGAGVYDFIGEFMKATVDLADLLGLHLVMSRNAGKGEYKIMVAAMGWATAELVMSRCIPLWVGARGIEFDWKYIQMSFDSNISLVHYIAMAAVVWMFTRYDLPKSFRLPVAVLLGLCVYKAFLMELFVHVFMLGSWTALLVKAVLTGAISLCSLFLFITLVHSN